Proteins from one Calditrichota bacterium genomic window:
- the gltA gene encoding NADPH-dependent glutamate synthase, whose protein sequence is MPDKPKPKRDLNRRDMPKQSPKVRRQNFNEVALGYTVELAREEAERCLQCKNPKCVPMCPVEIDIPGFIRGIAENNFAQGTQTLKNKNLLPAVCGRVCPQEEQCEKGCILNKRGAPVAIGRLERFLADWEAAQGEAEIPKLTRSTGKKVAIVGGGPAGLTVAGDLIRLGHKVTIFEALHEMGGVLVYGIPEFRLPKAIVKREVEYLRKLGVEIRTNFVVGKTRTVDSLLEEYDAVFVGSGAGLPWFMQIPGENLNGVYSANEYLTRMNLMKGYLFPEFDTPIKNHHRVAVVGGGNVAMDCARTALRLGADEVHIIYRRSRQELPARLEEVENAEEEGVIFDFLTLPLRYIGDENGWVKEIECLKMELGEPDASGRRRPVPIEGSNYMLSMDAVICAIGNSPNPLIPETTPGMEVGKWGNIKADEATGKTSKARVWAGGDVVSGAATVILAMGAGRIAARSIHEYLMNGKT, encoded by the coding sequence ATGCCTGACAAACCAAAACCTAAACGAGACCTGAATCGCCGCGACATGCCCAAACAATCGCCCAAAGTGCGGCGGCAAAATTTCAACGAAGTTGCGCTCGGCTACACCGTCGAACTTGCCAGGGAAGAAGCAGAGCGCTGCCTGCAATGCAAAAATCCGAAATGCGTTCCCATGTGTCCGGTGGAAATAGACATTCCGGGCTTCATTCGCGGCATCGCTGAAAATAACTTTGCTCAGGGCACTCAGACGCTGAAAAATAAAAATCTGCTGCCGGCCGTGTGCGGCAGAGTTTGTCCGCAAGAGGAGCAATGCGAAAAGGGCTGTATTTTGAACAAAAGAGGCGCGCCCGTCGCCATCGGCAGGCTGGAGCGATTTTTGGCGGACTGGGAAGCGGCTCAGGGCGAGGCCGAAATTCCGAAATTGACCCGTTCCACCGGGAAAAAAGTTGCCATTGTCGGAGGCGGGCCTGCGGGATTGACCGTTGCCGGAGATTTGATTCGTCTGGGTCACAAAGTAACAATTTTCGAGGCGCTCCACGAAATGGGCGGCGTGCTCGTGTACGGCATTCCCGAATTTCGCTTGCCCAAAGCCATTGTCAAGCGCGAAGTGGAATACTTGCGCAAATTAGGCGTGGAAATTCGCACCAATTTTGTCGTGGGAAAAACGCGCACTGTGGACAGTCTGTTAGAAGAATACGACGCGGTCTTTGTCGGCTCCGGCGCCGGACTGCCCTGGTTCATGCAGATTCCCGGCGAAAATCTCAACGGCGTCTATTCTGCCAACGAATATCTGACACGAATGAATCTGATGAAGGGCTATCTGTTCCCGGAATTTGACACACCCATCAAAAATCACCACCGCGTGGCAGTCGTTGGCGGCGGAAATGTGGCCATGGACTGCGCCCGCACCGCGCTCAGACTGGGCGCCGACGAAGTGCACATCATTTACCGCCGCTCGCGCCAGGAACTACCCGCCCGGCTGGAAGAAGTGGAAAACGCCGAAGAAGAAGGCGTCATTTTCGACTTTCTCACGCTGCCGCTGCGCTACATCGGCGATGAAAACGGCTGGGTGAAAGAGATCGAATGCCTGAAAATGGAACTCGGCGAACCCGACGCTTCCGGCAGACGGCGGCCTGTCCCCATCGAAGGCTCGAATTACATGCTCTCCATGGACGCCGTGATCTGCGCCATCGGCAACAGCCCCAATCCGCTCATTCCCGAAACCACGCCCGGCATGGAAGTCGGCAAATGGGGCAACATTAAAGCGGACGAAGCCACGGGAAAAACCTCCAAAGCGCGCGTCTGGGCCGGCGGCGACGTCGTCTCCGGTGCGGCAACAGTGATTTTAGCTATGGGCGCAGGAAGGATTGCAGCAAGATCGATTCATGAGTATTTGATGAATGGGAAAACGTGA